A genomic segment from [Flavobacterium] thermophilum encodes:
- the hemL gene encoding Glutamate-1-semialdehyde 2,1-aminomutase encodes MRSYERSKGAYSEALKLMPGGVNSPVRAFKSVGMTPIFMARGQGSKIYDIDGNEYIDYVLSWGPLILGHAHPHVVEALKRVAEQGTSFGAPTLLENELAKLVIERVPSVEIVRMVNSGTEATMSALRLARGYTKRNKIIKFEGSYHGHGDSLLIKAGSGVATLGLPDSPGVPESVAQHTITVPYNDLDSVRYAFERFGEDIAAVIVEPVAGNMGVVPPVPGFLEGLRDVTKQYGALLIFDEVMTGFRVDYHCAQGYYGVEPDLTCLGKVIGGGLPVGAYGGKAEIMELVAPSGPVYQAGTLSGNPLAMTAGYETLRQLTPETYEEFKRKAARLEEGLHQAAEKYDIPHTINRAGSMIGLFFTNEPVVNYETAKTSDLELFAAYYREMANEGIFLPPSQFEGLFLSTAHSDEDIEYTIAAAERVFARLRGA; translated from the coding sequence GTGCGAAGCTATGAACGGTCAAAAGGCGCCTACAGCGAGGCGCTCAAGCTGATGCCGGGCGGGGTGAACAGCCCGGTGCGCGCCTTCAAGTCGGTCGGCATGACGCCGATCTTTATGGCGCGCGGCCAAGGTTCGAAAATTTATGATATTGACGGCAACGAATATATCGACTATGTGTTGTCGTGGGGGCCGCTCATTTTAGGGCATGCCCATCCGCACGTTGTGGAAGCGTTAAAGCGCGTGGCGGAACAAGGGACGAGCTTTGGCGCCCCGACGTTGCTCGAAAATGAGTTGGCCAAACTCGTCATCGAGCGGGTGCCGTCGGTTGAAATCGTGCGCATGGTCAACTCCGGAACGGAGGCGACGATGAGCGCGCTTCGTCTCGCGCGCGGCTACACGAAGCGCAACAAAATTATCAAATTCGAAGGCAGCTACCATGGCCATGGCGATTCGCTGCTCATTAAAGCCGGCTCCGGCGTGGCGACGCTCGGCCTGCCGGACAGCCCGGGCGTGCCGGAGTCGGTCGCCCAGCATACGATCACCGTTCCGTATAACGATTTAGACAGCGTTCGCTACGCGTTTGAGCGGTTTGGCGAAGACATCGCCGCGGTGATCGTCGAACCGGTCGCCGGCAACATGGGTGTCGTGCCGCCGGTGCCTGGTTTTTTGGAAGGGCTGCGGGACGTGACGAAACAATACGGCGCCTTATTGATTTTCGACGAGGTCATGACCGGCTTCCGCGTGGACTACCATTGCGCCCAAGGGTATTATGGCGTTGAGCCGGATTTGACGTGTCTCGGCAAAGTGATCGGCGGCGGCCTGCCGGTTGGAGCGTATGGGGGAAAAGCAGAAATTATGGAGCTCGTCGCACCGAGCGGGCCGGTGTACCAAGCAGGCACGCTATCCGGCAATCCGCTTGCCATGACCGCCGGTTACGAGACGCTTCGCCAGTTGACGCCGGAAACGTATGAAGAGTTCAAGCGCAAAGCGGCGCGCCTCGAAGAAGGGTTGCACCAGGCCGCCGAAAAATATGACATTCCGCATACGATCAACCGCGCCGGGTCGATGATCGGCTTGTTCTTCACGAACGAACCGGTGGTCAATTACGAAACGGCGAAAACGTCCGACTTGGAGCTGTTTGCCGCTTATTACCGGGAAATGGCGAATGAAGGCATTTTCTTGCCCCCCTCGCAATTTGAAGGGCTGTTTTTGTCGACGGCGCACAGCGATGAAGATATCGAGTATACGATTGCCGCAGCGGAGCGGGTGTTTGCCCGCCTGCGCGGGGCGTGA
- a CDS encoding spore coat protein YsxE, which yields MAIRSETYRAVLRQYGLRPRHIEQWGKAAKVYTDSGLFALKPLESEQEAAAIWQSLHYYGRHCPPLYGTRQRSLFAAEGGRLYYLQAWREDEAGSRETAVRPFFRELARLHRMTVRTVQASEEEIDAYQKQKKDEWQRARAVWEERVERYETAWYMSPFQLQCCTYFHEVMRAYWFAEEQLAAWEEAVKETKQWRIVWVHGKARLSHYVAPYWISWERAHWNSPVYDLVSIFRNHVRTISPLEREWFDGLAEYETELPLSAAERAFLYSHLAEPCGFVRCLERYEAVSHKERNEREHVAALLRCYMAFKNMEAVVMHLVQRDAAQPQDETAGSETPAEEDGSG from the coding sequence ATGGCCATACGGTCTGAAACGTACCGCGCTGTGCTCAGGCAATATGGGCTTCGGCCGCGGCATATCGAGCAGTGGGGCAAAGCGGCTAAAGTATACACCGACAGCGGGCTGTTTGCTTTAAAGCCGCTTGAGAGCGAACAAGAGGCAGCCGCCATTTGGCAGTCGCTCCATTATTATGGCCGCCACTGCCCCCCGCTTTATGGGACGAGGCAGCGGTCGTTGTTTGCAGCGGAGGGAGGGCGCCTTTATTACTTGCAAGCATGGCGTGAAGATGAAGCGGGGTCGAGAGAGACCGCTGTTCGCCCTTTTTTTCGCGAACTCGCCCGCCTTCACCGCATGACGGTCCGCACCGTGCAAGCGAGCGAAGAGGAGATCGACGCCTACCAAAAACAAAAAAAAGACGAATGGCAACGGGCGCGGGCCGTTTGGGAGGAGCGGGTCGAACGGTACGAGACAGCGTGGTACATGTCGCCGTTTCAGCTGCAATGCTGTACGTATTTCCATGAAGTGATGCGCGCGTATTGGTTTGCCGAGGAGCAGCTTGCTGCTTGGGAGGAAGCGGTGAAGGAAACGAAGCAATGGCGAATCGTCTGGGTGCACGGAAAGGCGCGCCTTTCTCATTACGTGGCGCCGTATTGGATCAGCTGGGAGCGGGCGCATTGGAATTCTCCGGTATACGATTTAGTTTCTATTTTTCGCAACCATGTGCGCACAATTTCACCGCTTGAACGGGAATGGTTCGATGGGCTTGCTGAGTATGAAACGGAACTGCCGTTGTCCGCCGCAGAACGGGCGTTTCTCTACAGCCATTTGGCCGAACCGTGTGGGTTTGTCCGCTGCCTCGAACGCTATGAGGCCGTTTCACATAAGGAACGGAACGAGCGTGAGCACGTTGCTGCCCTGCTGCGCTGCTATATGGCTTTTAAAAACATGGAGGCCGTTGTCATGCATCTTGTCCAACGCGATGCTGCGCAGCCGCAGGATGAAACGGCCGGCTCTGAAACGCCAGCGGAAGAGGACGGCAGCGGTTAA
- a CDS encoding stage VI sporulation protein D, whose translation MEQSYLRFSLEESVWFKNGQEVAEFLSISLDPVISVDEYDQYITIRGALELNGEFRPGDGGEATEADSDAFEFASYRYIQHISVREDGISELSHRFPIDITIPRNRIRDLDDVYVTVESFDYDLGDNGRLLVTADISISGISEAPLVDDLPADDEEEELLLAPFESIARKEAAGDEAFIPEDRPAAAGEELPASAFEPTAVRHEETPPDEEAGVKEPFLPIETETKAVSAEAEEDMATLLPPTEAKVSIGAAKKTAEEDKEEQATETKSENALYLTKLFAKSEAEEFTQVKICIVQQGDSLDKIAERYDVTVSQLLRANDLESPDDVHEGQLLYIPAMAGSRPFA comes from the coding sequence TTGGAGCAATCGTATTTGCGGTTTTCATTGGAAGAATCGGTCTGGTTTAAAAACGGACAGGAAGTCGCCGAATTTTTGTCGATTTCTCTTGATCCTGTGATCTCTGTCGACGAGTACGATCAATATATTACGATTCGCGGGGCGCTGGAATTAAACGGAGAGTTTCGTCCGGGGGACGGGGGAGAGGCCACGGAAGCAGACAGTGATGCGTTCGAATTTGCCAGCTACCGCTACATCCAGCATATTTCCGTGCGCGAGGATGGCATTAGCGAGCTGTCGCACCGGTTTCCGATCGATATTACCATTCCGCGAAACCGCATTCGCGACCTTGACGATGTATATGTCACAGTGGAATCGTTTGACTATGATCTTGGCGACAACGGCAGGCTGCTTGTGACCGCCGACATTTCGATCAGCGGCATTAGCGAAGCGCCGCTTGTCGATGACTTGCCTGCTGATGACGAAGAGGAAGAGCTGCTTTTGGCCCCGTTTGAGTCGATCGCCCGCAAGGAGGCAGCCGGCGACGAAGCGTTCATACCCGAGGATCGTCCCGCCGCTGCAGGCGAGGAACTGCCGGCTTCCGCCTTTGAACCGACGGCTGTGCGTCATGAAGAAACGCCGCCTGATGAAGAGGCGGGTGTAAAAGAGCCGTTTTTGCCAATCGAGACGGAAACGAAAGCGGTGAGTGCGGAAGCGGAAGAAGACATGGCGACTTTGCTGCCGCCGACCGAGGCGAAAGTGTCGATCGGCGCCGCGAAAAAAACCGCCGAGGAAGACAAGGAAGAGCAAGCAACGGAAACGAAAAGCGAAAACGCCCTGTATTTAACAAAGCTGTTTGCGAAAAGCGAGGCGGAAGAGTTTACACAAGTCAAAATTTGCATCGTCCAGCAAGGGGACTCGTTGGACAAGATTGCCGAACGATATGATGTCACCGTTTCCCAACTTTTGCGCGCCAACGATTTGGAAAGCCCGGATGATGTGCACGAAGGGCAGCTGTTATATATTCCGGCCATGGCGGGAAGCCGTCCTTTCGCCTGA
- the valS gene encoding Valine--tRNA ligase: MAQHEVSMPPKYDHRAVEAGRYEWWLKGKFFEATGDPNKRPFTIVIPPPNVTGKLHLGHAWDTTLQDIITRMKRMQGYDVLWLPGMDHAGIATQAKVEEKLRQQGLSRYDLGREKFLEETWKWKEEYAGHIRSQWAKLGLGLDYTRERFTLDEGLSKAVREVFVSLYRKGLIYRGEYIINWDPVTKTALSDIEVVYKEVKGALYHMRYPLADGSGFIEVATTRPETMLGDTAVAVHPDDERYKHLIGKTVKLPIVGREIPIIADEYVDMEFGSGAVKITPAHDPNDFEIGNRHNLPRILVMNEDGTMNENALQYQGLDRFECRKQIVRDLQEQGVLFKIEEHVHSVGHSERSGAVIEPYLSTQWFVKMKPLAEAAIKLQQTDGKVQFVPERFEKTYLHWLENIRDWCISRQLWWGHRIPAWYHKETGEIYVDHEPPKDIENWEQDPDVLDTWFSSALWPFSTMGWPDTESPDYKRYYPTDVLVTGYDIIFFWVSRMIFQGLEFTGKRPFKDVLIHGLVRDAQGRKMSKSLGNGVDPMDVIDQYGADALRYFLATGSSPGQDLRFSTEKVEATWNFANKIWNASRFALMNMGGMTYEELDLSGEKTVADHWILTRLNETIDTVTKLAEKYEFGEAGRTLYNFIWDDLCDWYIEMAKLPLYGDDEAAKKTTRSVLAYVLDNTMRLLHPFMPFITEEIWQNLPHEGESITVAPWPQVRPELSNEEAAEEMRMLVDIIRAVRNVRAEVNTPPSKPIALYIKVKDEQVRAVLMKNRAYLERFCNPSELLIDTNVPAPDKAMTAVVTGAELIMPLEGLINIEEEMKRLEKELDKWNKEVERVEKKLANEGFLAKAPAHVVEEERRKRQDYIEKREAVKARLAELKR, encoded by the coding sequence ATGGCACAGCACGAAGTGTCGATGCCGCCGAAATACGACCATCGCGCCGTTGAAGCCGGGCGCTACGAATGGTGGCTGAAAGGAAAATTTTTTGAAGCGACCGGTGATCCGAACAAACGACCGTTTACGATCGTCATCCCGCCGCCCAACGTCACCGGCAAATTGCACTTAGGGCATGCGTGGGATACGACGCTGCAAGACATCATTACGCGCATGAAGCGGATGCAAGGGTATGACGTTTTGTGGCTTCCGGGAATGGATCACGCCGGCATCGCCACCCAGGCGAAAGTCGAGGAAAAATTGCGCCAGCAAGGGCTGTCGCGCTACGATTTAGGCCGGGAAAAATTTTTAGAAGAAACGTGGAAGTGGAAGGAAGAATACGCCGGCCATATTCGCAGTCAATGGGCGAAGTTAGGGCTTGGGCTTGATTACACGCGCGAGCGGTTTACGCTTGACGAAGGGCTTTCCAAAGCGGTGCGCGAAGTGTTCGTCTCGCTCTACCGGAAAGGGCTCATTTACCGCGGCGAATACATCATCAACTGGGATCCGGTGACGAAAACCGCGTTGTCGGACATTGAGGTTGTTTATAAAGAAGTGAAAGGCGCGCTCTACCATATGCGCTATCCGCTCGCCGACGGCTCCGGCTTCATCGAAGTGGCGACGACCCGTCCGGAGACGATGCTCGGCGATACGGCCGTTGCTGTGCACCCTGATGATGAGCGATACAAGCACTTGATCGGCAAAACGGTCAAGCTGCCGATCGTCGGCCGCGAAATTCCGATCATCGCCGATGAGTACGTCGATATGGAATTCGGCTCTGGGGCGGTCAAAATTACGCCGGCGCACGACCCGAACGACTTTGAAATCGGCAACCGCCACAATTTGCCGCGCATTCTTGTCATGAACGAAGACGGCACGATGAACGAAAACGCCTTGCAATACCAAGGGCTTGACCGGTTTGAATGCCGGAAGCAAATCGTCCGCGATTTGCAAGAACAAGGCGTTCTCTTTAAGATTGAAGAGCATGTTCACTCGGTCGGCCATAGCGAACGAAGCGGCGCAGTTATTGAACCGTATTTGTCGACGCAATGGTTCGTGAAAATGAAGCCGCTCGCCGAAGCCGCCATCAAGCTGCAGCAAACCGACGGCAAAGTGCAGTTCGTGCCGGAACGGTTTGAAAAAACGTATTTGCATTGGCTTGAAAACATCCGCGACTGGTGCATTTCGCGCCAGCTTTGGTGGGGGCATCGCATCCCGGCATGGTACCATAAAGAAACGGGCGAAATTTACGTTGACCATGAGCCGCCGAAAGACATCGAAAACTGGGAACAAGATCCAGATGTGCTCGACACATGGTTCAGCTCGGCGCTCTGGCCGTTCTCGACAATGGGCTGGCCGGATACAGAATCTCCGGATTACAAGCGCTACTACCCGACCGACGTGCTTGTCACCGGCTATGACATCATCTTCTTCTGGGTGTCGCGCATGATTTTCCAAGGGCTCGAATTCACCGGGAAGCGGCCGTTTAAAGATGTCTTGATCCATGGCCTCGTCCGCGACGCCCAAGGGCGGAAAATGAGCAAATCGCTCGGCAACGGCGTCGATCCGATGGATGTGATCGACCAGTACGGCGCCGATGCGCTCCGTTACTTCTTGGCGACCGGCAGCTCGCCGGGGCAAGACTTGCGCTTCAGCACCGAAAAAGTCGAAGCGACGTGGAATTTTGCTAACAAAATTTGGAACGCCTCGCGCTTCGCCTTAATGAACATGGGCGGCATGACGTACGAGGAGCTTGATTTGAGCGGCGAAAAAACGGTCGCCGACCATTGGATTTTAACGCGTCTCAACGAAACGATCGATACGGTGACGAAGCTCGCGGAGAAATACGAATTCGGCGAAGCGGGGCGTACGCTGTACAACTTTATTTGGGACGACTTGTGCGACTGGTATATCGAAATGGCAAAGCTGCCGCTGTACGGTGACGACGAAGCGGCGAAAAAGACGACACGCTCCGTGTTGGCGTATGTGCTCGACAACACGATGCGCCTGCTTCACCCGTTCATGCCGTTCATTACCGAGGAAATTTGGCAAAACTTGCCGCATGAAGGCGAATCGATCACCGTCGCTCCGTGGCCGCAAGTGCGCCCTGAGCTGTCGAACGAAGAAGCCGCGGAAGAAATGCGGATGCTTGTGGACATCATCCGCGCCGTCCGCAACGTCCGCGCCGAAGTGAACACGCCGCCGAGCAAGCCGATTGCGCTCTATATTAAGGTGAAAGATGAACAAGTGCGGGCGGTGCTCATGAAAAACCGCGCCTATCTTGAGCGGTTCTGCAACCCGAGCGAGCTCTTGATTGATACAAACGTTCCCGCGCCGGACAAAGCGATGACGGCGGTCGTCACCGGCGCCGAGCTCATCATGCCGCTTGAAGGATTGATCAATATTGAGGAAGAAATGAAGCGGCTTGAAAAAGAGCTTGACAAATGGAACAAAGAAGTCGAGCGCGTCGAAAAGAAACTGGCGAACGAAGGCTTTTTGGCGAAAGCGCCGGCTCATGTCGTCGAAGAAGAGCGGCGCAAGCGGCAAGATTACATCGAAAAACGCGAAGCCGTCAAGGCGCGCCTCGCCGAGCTCAAACGGTAG
- the hemB gene encoding Delta-aminolevulinic acid dehydratase has product MPLTFDRHRRLRQTAALRAMVRETHLRVEDLIYPLFVVEGSGIKREVPSMPGVYHLSLDRLSEEVDDIAKLGIPAVMVFGVPNEKDEVGSQAYCETGIVQRAIRQIKAEHKDLVVIADTCLCEYTSHGHCGVVENEQVLNDPSLELLVKTAVSQAQAGADIIAPSNMMDGFVAAIRRGLDEAGFEYVPIMSYAIKYASAFYGPFRDAANSAPQFGDRKTYQMDPANRLEAFREAESDVKEGADFLMVKPALAYMDIIRDIKNRFPLPLAAYNVSGEYAMVKAAAQNGWIDEKAVVMEMLTGMKRAGADLIITYFAKDVARWLAE; this is encoded by the coding sequence ATGCCGTTGACATTTGACCGTCACCGCCGCCTGCGGCAAACGGCTGCCTTGCGGGCGATGGTGCGCGAGACGCATCTTCGCGTCGAGGATCTCATTTATCCGCTGTTTGTGGTCGAGGGAAGTGGCATTAAACGGGAAGTGCCGTCGATGCCAGGGGTTTACCATTTATCGCTTGACCGTTTATCCGAGGAAGTGGACGACATCGCCAAGCTTGGCATTCCCGCCGTCATGGTGTTTGGCGTGCCAAATGAAAAAGATGAAGTCGGTTCGCAGGCGTATTGCGAAACAGGGATTGTGCAGCGGGCGATCCGCCAAATCAAAGCTGAACACAAAGATCTAGTCGTCATTGCGGATACGTGTTTATGTGAATATACGAGCCACGGCCATTGCGGCGTCGTCGAGAACGAACAAGTGCTGAACGACCCGTCGCTTGAGCTGCTCGTCAAAACAGCGGTCAGCCAGGCGCAAGCGGGCGCTGACATCATTGCGCCGTCGAACATGATGGACGGCTTTGTCGCCGCCATTCGCCGTGGGCTTGATGAAGCAGGGTTTGAGTATGTGCCGATCATGTCGTATGCAATCAAATACGCTTCGGCATTTTACGGCCCGTTCCGCGATGCCGCCAACAGCGCGCCGCAGTTTGGCGACCGGAAAACGTATCAAATGGATCCGGCCAACCGCCTTGAGGCGTTTCGCGAAGCGGAGTCGGATGTGAAAGAAGGCGCCGATTTCTTGATGGTCAAGCCGGCGCTTGCCTACATGGACATCATCCGCGACATCAAAAACCGCTTTCCGCTGCCGCTTGCCGCTTATAACGTCAGCGGCGAGTATGCGATGGTCAAGGCGGCGGCGCAAAACGGCTGGATTGATGAAAAAGCGGTCGTCATGGAAATGCTGACCGGCATGAAGCGGGCCGGCGCCGATTTGATCATCACGTATTTTGCGAAAGACGTCGCCCGTTGGCTGGCAGAATAA